Genomic DNA from Magnolia sinica isolate HGM2019 chromosome 4, MsV1, whole genome shotgun sequence:
tccaatctatttataagattAGAAAGTTATTTATgaactaaaaatacaaatattaacttgatcaagAACTTTCCTTGCCTCAAAAAGTTTCCAACAAGCGTTCAATTACCATTGTAATCTGTTGTGTGGGTCACTTGTGCTTCAGATTTGCCtcttttgggatcaacccctaaaatgatctgataaaaccaatggacggtgtggatcagaagCATACGTTAGAGAGGTCGCCACAGAGATTGGTTTTTATAAGCGCTGCTTAAAACACGGTGATGACTCAAGCACAATACAGGTACCGGTGGGACCAATCCATACAGTTCAAAATGTGAGTTCCATTGCGAAAGTAGCAGATTCATGCCGTGATGATAACCGTCCATTTCATGTCCAGAGGATGTTGAGGTAGTATCGTCCAACAACCCAATTCTCAAGACAGCGTAATCTGCAATGCGGCCCATGACGAGGGATCTGCACTGACTCACATGCACCATGtcagaaatttaaattttaaaaaaaaagaaaattgtacAATCCtccgacctctctctctctatgtgtggaGGGAAAACAACAGTGAAGTGAGTGAATTTTCCTCTCCTCGTGAGTACAAAAGCATGGTATAAGCTGTCGTTTACCCCCCTTTCTTTATTCCCTTTCAATTGGATCCttgtatttattttcttcttcattttttttttcacaagatatattctctctctctctctctctctctctctctctctccatatgtaTCTTCATCCCTCCTATCTTTtgcatctcttcctcctccttgCATGTCGTTTGATCCCCACATAGACCTATGCTATGACTTGCAACGGGATGACATTTTTCTCTTCTAATTTCATGTTGCAAACTCCTCATGAAGAAGAAGATCACCCTCCTTCATCTATCAATCCAATCCTTCCGTCATGCACtcctcaaaactttcatggtcatctctctctctctctctctctctctctctctctctctctctctctctccaagccATTAAATATGATGTTTTCGTTGGgtctttttgtttgtttgtttactCTTGTGCTTTGTGGTGCAGGTGTGCCATCATTGCTAGGGAGGAGATCCATGTCGTTTTCCGGTATTGAAAGGTGTGAAGAGATGAACGGAGAGGATGACTTATCTGATGATGGATCCCAGGCAGgtgagaagaagaggaggctgaACACGGAGCAGGTGAAGACATTGGAGAAGAACTTCGAGATTGGGAATAAGCTAGAGCCTGAGAGGAAAATGCAGCTAGCTAGAGCTCTTGGCTTGCAGCCTAGGCAAATTGCTATATGGTTCCAGAACAGGAGGGCTAGGTGGAAAACCAAGCAGTTGGAGAAGGACTATGATCTTTTGAAAAGGCAATTTGAAGCTGTTAAAGCAGATAATGATATCCTACAGGCTCAAAACAAGAAACTCCATGAAGAGGTATGTTTTGAGGTTTTTGCATTAGATTAGTGTTGAACTCTTGAAATGGTTGTGGGGTTTCTCTTAGAATTGTACTTTTTCCATTGAAATGATTAGATTGAGATTGGATTATTTACTAGATCATGGATTTTAACTACGGAAGgatttgtttttcttattttctactacttttttaaatttttttcctttctttttagtgAATTGGTAGATCATGGCTCAGAAGAATATTAGATTCTTTTCTGCTGGGTTTTCTTTGTTTTATTTCAGTTTTATGAATGATTGCCTTTATTTAATGTTTGAATGGGAAGATTTTGCAAAATGATATTtttgagggtgtgtttggttgcaccatatTTCTTGAAATATCATctacaccaaattagactgattaatcaagaaatatcatgatatttagtgcaaccaaatgcTCCCTTTTTGTTCTAGAGAAAAGAAATTTGTAATTTCATTGTACATCTGTTGATTCAATGAGATTCAATGACAGTGTTCTTGAATTCATCTTGCAAATTGATTGAAATCATGCATGGGTTTTATTGGGTTTTCTCTTATTAGTTAATTTTCTACTGACTGCTTGATCCAATCATTCAGATCTTAGGATGGAACTATAATTTGACTGTGATTATTTTTCATGTAATTACAGTGTTCTTTAACTCAGTAATTTGATTGGAATCATTGATAGGTTTTATTCTAGCGATTCAATTCTTTTTCAATTGGTGGTTCCAATGGTTCAGATCTTAGCACTGTAATCTGATTGTGATTTGGTTTATTGGATGCAAACCATTAGTGGGTTTTATTTCTagtaattcaattctcttttGATTGGTTGATCAAATGGTGCAGATCTTGGCATTGAAAGGTAGAGAGACACCAGAGTCCATCAATCTCAATAAAGAAACTGAAGGATCCTGCAGCAACAGAAGCGAGAACAGCTCTGATATAAATTTGGATATCTCAAGAACATCAGCCATTGATAGCCCTCTATCCTCCCATCCAAGCAGGCCCTTTTTCCCATCAATCAGGCCACCAAATGCTGCCCACTTCCTCCACAATTCATCAAGACCCGACCTCCAATGCCCGAAAATTGAGCACATCCCAGCCCCGGATGACAGTTTCTGTAACATGTTCATTGGAGCCGACGATCACTCCGGCTTCTGGCCATGGTCAGAACACAACCATTTCCATTGAATGCATCAATCCTCTCCTTTGATCGTTACAACCGTCTCTACCCAATTCATGATTCGCTTTGTCCCAATG
This window encodes:
- the LOC131242141 gene encoding homeobox-leucine zipper protein ATHB-13-like, translating into MTCNGMTFFSSNFMLQTPHEEEDHPPSSINPILPSCTPQNFHGVPSLLGRRSMSFSGIERCEEMNGEDDLSDDGSQAGEKKRRLNTEQVKTLEKNFEIGNKLEPERKMQLARALGLQPRQIAIWFQNRRARWKTKQLEKDYDLLKRQFEAVKADNDILQAQNKKLHEEILALKGRETPESINLNKETEGSCSNRSENSSDINLDISRTSAIDSPLSSHPSRPFFPSIRPPNAAHFLHNSSRPDLQCPKIEHIPAPDDSFCNMFIGADDHSGFWPWSEHNHFH